GTCGTGACTCAGAACCAGTTTCAATGGCTGCAGAACAGATATTGACATACATAGATTATAatcctgtttatttttatagcTCTGCGGgctataaaaataaacaggCAGAATTAAGAAGACGAGCTGTAGGGCACAGATTGCGCCTGTAGGAATACTTTTAATGAAAATGCTTGGCTACATTGGAATAAATAGCACTAAAAACTGAGGCAATGTGGTTGATAGTAAACTCACCACCAGCAGGTTCTTGCGTCGTATCTCTGTTGAGTTAAAAGCGGTGAAAGAAGACATCCAGCCGGCTTGTTTTGTGACTCTCTCTGCATCTAACTGGCCCACATAGTGCCTGGCAGTTAGCGGAGAAACACCTGTGCACATAATCTGCGGCTAGTCCCTCTATATGCAGCCCTAAAAGGTTTAATACACCCGTCGTCATAGAGACCTACAACACGCTTTACTACTTGCGCATGCGCACACAGGACTTCTTTACAGCAAAAGTCGCTGACAAGAGAGCCAGTAAAGTCTGCATGTGCACACTAAAAACTGGGGGAGACATCGAAGCTGTACCCGAGCAATCTGACAAGATATTTCAGAAGatactacagtgtgtgtgtttgtttgcagtatGCAAAGGATACATAGCTAAAGACCTAATAAGTAAATATTCAGGCAGTACATAAAATAATATTAAGATGCAGTGTGGCATAACAATGCTAAGAAGACTGAAATAAGTTAAGAACAGAGACAATTAACAAAGGATGCATTGCCACATGGTTGGCAAAGGCTTTGAATTCATacttaaaataatatttaaccAAGATATCACAAACAGATCATTGCAGGTTAATTTTTAATTCGACAACACATGGCCATCGTACAGAAGTACCAATTAGTGAATCCAATGACTTTATTTCGGACCTTTAATCCAGAGAAGGAAAAGATAACGATGGGTGTGATAAAGCACAcgaaacattaaaaaaaaaaaaaaaaaaaaaaaaaaaaaaaagtctaccCTGAGTTGGTGATGTCGGGATCTTCGAGATTGTTTTATAAGCAAAATATGATGTATGTCTAAACAAATATGTGAAATTCTAATCAGATTACAATTCAAGTTTCGTCTATTCATTCATAATTACTCTCGCTTTTGTAAAATTTGTAAAAGTCAATCACGTAACAGAAGCGCTTGAAATCGCCGTCAATGCCATAATCAAAAAACGGATCATAGGAGGAGTCCGTGAACACAACATGCCTTTACGCGCTCTGCACTCTGGGTAGTTCGCTGTAGGCTTTCACTACCAAGGCGGAATCGCGACGACGAACGACATTTCCCGTGGTGCCTCTGTAAGGGACTAACACGCCCCTTAATATCAAATTTCGGAAGCACGGCTGACTGTGCGTCAGCACAACTTATGATAATGTTTTGAGTAACAAACTATCTCGTAAGACTAAGATCCGTTGCGCGACCAGGAAAGAGCTAGCATTCCTCCCACAAATGGCGACCATCGTCTTTTGCTCTGTCAACAAAATGGCTGGGACTTCTGCGAGACAATGTTTGGCTTCACATTTGAAGGGCCTTGTTAGTGCAGGAGAGTCACGTTTGCAGCTACCCTCCGCTAACAGCCCGTCACTGACTTTGCTTCGGGGAACGAGATCGTTTTCCAGGGGCTTCAGCGTACGTTTCATGTCCCATGGGGCCGCAGGCAGATCCTCAGCCGGGCGAACCAGAACGAGAGCCCTGGCGCTCGGTGGAGCCACAGCCGTAGCAGCAACTACGGTAATATCGGGGTTTTTAGTTAACGCAAACCACTTCCAGCGTGCTGAAATGGCAGCGAAAGTAAGCCAAGCCACCCAGGAAAAGGAACCAGATGGGGATATCATGGAAAGATGCCGGGGGTTCATGTCTCCTCCGGTGACCGACATACGTGTGATGCAGGAGACGAAAGGGGCGATGCGGACGAAGATGGAATTGTTGATCATGGAGACGCAGGCCAAATTCTGCAAAGCCCTGGAAGAGGTCGACGGTGGGACGTTCAAGGTGGACCAGTGGCAGAAGCCGGATGGTGAGCAGGGGACAGGCTCACCTGACATGAGGATGACGCTTCAACCTGACCATATGGTGTCAACGAGATTATCAACGTCAGGGGTGAGAACAGCCAATCTCCTGGAGGTCTCTCTCTCAATTTCTCCCCTTTtgatcatgtttgtgtgtcaggtgGCGGAGGAGTCAGCTGTGTGTTGCAAGATGGAAAGGTGTTTGAGAGGGCAGGGGTCAATGTGTCAGTGGTGAGCGGATACCTGACCGAGGAGGCCGCCAGGCAGATGAGGAGCCGAGGCAAAGTGCTCAAAGGGAAAAATGGTAAGCTCTGTTCACCTGATATTTGAGAGCAGCCTTCGAGCTTGATGCAGTTTTTGACAAGAGCTGTGATCGCCTGCATACAGAGTGTTATGAAACAGATAACAGCTCTTGcttttctcccaggtaaactGCCATTTTGTGCCATG
The Chaetodon auriga isolate fChaAug3 chromosome 3, fChaAug3.hap1, whole genome shotgun sequence DNA segment above includes these coding regions:
- the cpox gene encoding oxygen-dependent coproporphyrinogen-III oxidase, mitochondrial yields the protein MATIVFCSVNKMAGTSARQCLASHLKGLVSAGESRLQLPSANSPSLTLLRGTRSFSRGFSVRFMSHGAAGRSSAGRTRTRALALGGATAVAATTVISGFLVNANHFQRAEMAAKVSQATQEKEPDGDIMERCRGFMSPPVTDIRVMQETKGAMRTKMELLIMETQAKFCKALEEVDGGTFKVDQWQKPDGGGGVSCVLQDGKVFERAGVNVSVVSGYLTEEAARQMRSRGKVLKGKNGKLPFCAMGVSSVIHPKNPHVPTLHFNYRYFEIEQEDGSHQWWFGGGTDLTPVYINEEDAFHFHNSLKEACDKHNSQYYSKFKKWCDQYFYIKHRGETRGIGGIFFDDLDTPSQEEAFSFVKSCAGTVVPCYLPIVYKHLNDSFTAEEKGWQQLRRGRYVEFNLVYDRGVKFGLATPGSRIESILMSLPLTARWEYMNEPPEGTREAEMLKVLRNPKEWV